A part of Bacteroidales bacterium genomic DNA contains:
- a CDS encoding family 20 glycosylhydrolase has protein sequence MSRKVALICLLFFTGFCLNAQSTLEDRIPVRGFSIAAPSPGAVDRFEAFIEEELAARDINVLILRVDYNFQYKSHPELQDSEALSEKDVKKLVEVCKDLGIRIVPQINLLGHQSWAEGIGNLLKAYPEFDETPSIQMPEKYEWPNEDGLYCKSYCPLHPGVHKIVFELVDELMDVFEAVDFHAGLDEVFYIGQEECPRCSGHDPAGLFAGEVWQIRNHLAEKGRRLWIWGDRLLDGKATGLGMWEASMNNTHRAIDMIPKDVFICDWHYERPDKTSVYFAMKGFDVATCPWRKPEVARIQVQDMIAFRSGSTPAMKEKFQGIILTSWSSAENFMKNYYDDSGEDGVKEMLSIFEL, from the coding sequence ATGTCCCGGAAAGTTGCACTTATCTGCTTGCTGTTTTTTACAGGCTTTTGTTTAAATGCCCAATCCACCCTGGAAGATCGCATACCTGTCAGGGGCTTTAGTATTGCCGCTCCGTCTCCGGGGGCCGTGGACCGGTTTGAGGCCTTCATTGAGGAGGAGCTGGCCGCCAGGGACATCAATGTGCTGATTCTCCGGGTCGATTATAACTTCCAGTACAAGTCGCATCCGGAATTACAGGATTCAGAAGCACTTTCCGAAAAGGATGTGAAAAAACTGGTAGAGGTGTGCAAGGATCTAGGAATCCGTATCGTCCCGCAGATCAACCTGCTTGGTCATCAGTCCTGGGCGGAAGGGATCGGGAACCTTTTAAAGGCATATCCTGAATTTGATGAAACCCCTTCCATACAGATGCCGGAGAAATACGAATGGCCCAATGAAGATGGCCTTTATTGTAAAAGCTATTGCCCCTTACACCCGGGAGTTCATAAAATAGTCTTTGAGTTGGTGGATGAATTAATGGATGTGTTTGAAGCTGTCGATTTTCATGCGGGTCTCGACGAAGTATTTTACATTGGGCAAGAGGAGTGTCCCCGTTGTTCCGGTCATGATCCGGCCGGGTTATTTGCCGGCGAAGTGTGGCAGATCAGAAACCACCTGGCTGAAAAAGGAAGGAGACTCTGGATATGGGGAGATCGCCTGCTGGATGGAAAAGCGACCGGACTGGGAATGTGGGAGGCCAGTATGAACAACACCCACCGGGCCATTGATATGATACCCAAAGATGTTTTTATCTGCGACTGGCATTATGAACGACCCGATAAAACCTCTGTCTATTTTGCCATGAAAGGTTTTGATGTGGCCACCTGTCCATGGCGGAAACCTGAAGTGGCCCGCATACAGGTTCAGGACATGATTGCATTTAGAAGTGGCTCCACGCCTGCCATGAAAGAAAAATTCCAGGGAATCATACTGACCAGCTGGTCCAGTGCCGAAAATTTCATGAAGAACTACTATGACGATTCCGGGGAGGATGGAGTCAAAGAGATGCTTTCCATTTTTGAACTGTAG
- a CDS encoding cyclic nucleotide-binding domain-containing protein produces MRILVALRSFFASSRQVNKPVDVPSHETMEKPVEMLRGLPWLAKLNEEVFQRVVDGFETRRFPEGAVLLKEEDPDNGMFVIVEGKVKIEIRGIQMDVVGAGSLIGEMAVLTGYPRSASIITVSPVTVVWLEPGTLKSIMKKSTELENGLWEFASMRFAMNLLGKKEPYNQWEQNIFIQWLAAGEIKLPNENGIIDLKGKVGVLVTGTAASHDGSTVVKAPASLTGTDYVFSQEARVYLRDK; encoded by the coding sequence ATGAGAATCCTTGTTGCTTTAAGATCGTTTTTTGCCTCGAGCAGGCAGGTGAATAAACCGGTGGATGTTCCATCCCATGAAACCATGGAGAAACCTGTGGAGATGCTCCGTGGACTGCCCTGGTTAGCAAAGCTGAACGAAGAGGTGTTCCAGCGGGTAGTGGATGGATTTGAAACACGCCGGTTCCCTGAAGGTGCGGTCCTGCTGAAAGAAGAAGATCCTGATAACGGCATGTTTGTGATTGTGGAGGGTAAAGTAAAAATAGAGATCAGGGGAATCCAGATGGACGTGGTTGGAGCGGGTAGCTTGATTGGGGAAATGGCAGTCCTGACCGGCTATCCCCGGAGCGCATCTATAATTACCGTCTCGCCGGTAACTGTCGTTTGGCTGGAGCCGGGCACCTTAAAATCAATCATGAAGAAATCCACGGAATTAGAAAACGGACTTTGGGAATTTGCCAGTATGCGTTTTGCCATGAACCTGCTGGGGAAGAAGGAACCATATAACCAGTGGGAGCAGAATATATTCATACAGTGGCTGGCGGCCGGGGAAATTAAATTACCCAACGAAAATGGAATCATCGACCTGAAAGGCAAAGTAGGAGTCCTGGTTACCGGTACTGCTGCAAGCCATGATGGAAGCACCGTAGTAAAAGCTCCGGCATCGCTTACCGGTACAGACTATGTTTTTAGCCAGGAGGCACGGGTATACCTGCGAGATAAATAA
- a CDS encoding DUF1295 domain-containing protein, translating to MWKTVLALLVTIIVIPVLAFTMDEPVTAFQNEMLTKLFLVYLAAALLTFVLSSITNNYSQVDKLWSLIPMVYVWMVAVHSAFEPRLVLMAMLVSAWGLRLTYNFSRRGGYSWRFWTGEEDYRWAVLQAKPEFKARWRWILFNLLFISLYQMGLILLFTLPAVRSLDGLPLGWPDYLIAALLLFFIVIETISDQQQWNYHKEKRKALAAGGHIPEIYKKGFVHKGLWGMVRHPNYAAEQAIWIVFYFFSVLATGNWLNWSVMGAILLVLLFWGSSNFSESITKEKYPDYAGYLKKVPRFLPFSKKGKHR from the coding sequence ATGTGGAAAACTGTTCTTGCGCTGCTGGTGACCATCATTGTGATCCCTGTCCTGGCTTTCACCATGGATGAACCTGTCACTGCCTTTCAGAATGAGATGCTGACAAAACTGTTCCTGGTCTATCTGGCTGCTGCACTGCTCACTTTTGTGCTGAGCTCAATAACCAACAACTACAGTCAGGTGGATAAGCTGTGGAGCCTGATCCCCATGGTATATGTCTGGATGGTGGCCGTTCATTCAGCATTTGAACCCCGTTTGGTTTTAATGGCAATGCTGGTAAGCGCCTGGGGCCTGAGGCTGACCTACAATTTCTCCCGGAGGGGGGGATATTCCTGGAGATTCTGGACCGGAGAAGAGGACTATCGCTGGGCCGTGCTTCAGGCCAAACCTGAATTTAAGGCAAGGTGGAGGTGGATTCTTTTTAATCTGCTCTTCATTTCCCTGTATCAGATGGGTTTGATACTGCTTTTTACCCTTCCTGCCGTCAGAAGCCTGGATGGCTTGCCTCTGGGATGGCCAGATTATCTGATAGCTGCTCTCTTGCTTTTTTTCATAGTGATCGAAACTATCTCCGATCAGCAACAATGGAATTATCATAAGGAAAAGAGAAAAGCGCTGGCAGCAGGAGGTCATATTCCGGAGATTTACAAGAAGGGTTTTGTGCATAAGGGATTGTGGGGAATGGTTCGTCATCCCAATTATGCAGCCGAACAGGCCATCTGGATTGTATTTTATTTCTTTAGCGTGCTTGCCACCGGAAACTGGCTCAACTGGTCGGTGATGGGGGCCATTCTGCTGGTGCTTCTATTCTGGGGGAGCAGTAATTTCAGCGAATCCATCACCAAAGAAAAATATCCCGACTATGCCGGTTATCTGAAGAAAGTTCCACGCTTTTTACCCTTCAGCAAGAAAGGGAAACACAGGTAA
- a CDS encoding ATP-binding protein → MGSNRFYLSVVAHCLLIFFSAFLCFYFLQVRQQPNSAVGMAVFALLLTFRMIYYVNRTNRILGNFLSYMQESDPSLHYSLAFVKRHFKGLKESMESLIGELKEARIDLEVQAHYLAAILDNVSTGILCFDDSGKIEIMNSITPIITLSTAIRRKLGNREELSSPAQISGEVLQDALQSASIIEERSKGLVKFIERYKKLTSLPPMTPERISVNKLFDKIEQLFREDLKNKGTRIYWAGPCRIEIEADRQMLEQVMINLVKNALEALRDQEDPVIELACYHDSADHICLSVRDNGEGISGDKLEQVFIPFFTTREEGSGIGLSLCRQIISLHGGSIRIDSEPGQGTRVEICLIQR, encoded by the coding sequence ATGGGATCTAACCGCTTTTATTTGTCTGTTGTTGCCCACTGCCTGCTGATCTTTTTCTCCGCATTTCTTTGTTTCTATTTCCTGCAGGTCAGACAGCAGCCCAACAGTGCCGTGGGTATGGCCGTATTTGCCCTTCTGCTGACTTTCCGGATGATATATTATGTAAACCGGACAAACCGCATACTGGGGAATTTTCTTTCCTATATGCAGGAGAGCGATCCCTCGCTCCATTATTCCCTGGCTTTTGTGAAAAGGCATTTTAAAGGACTTAAGGAAAGCATGGAGAGCCTGATTGGAGAGTTAAAGGAAGCCCGTATCGACCTGGAGGTTCAGGCACATTATCTGGCGGCCATTCTGGATAATGTCTCCACCGGCATTCTCTGCTTTGACGATTCCGGAAAGATTGAAATCATGAACTCCATAACGCCTATAATTACCCTTTCCACGGCCATCCGGAGGAAACTTGGCAATAGGGAAGAGCTTTCGTCTCCGGCCCAAATAAGCGGAGAGGTTCTCCAGGACGCTCTTCAAAGTGCCTCTATTATTGAAGAACGTTCCAAGGGACTGGTAAAATTCATTGAAAGATATAAGAAGCTGACCAGTCTTCCCCCGATGACCCCGGAGCGCATTTCGGTCAATAAGCTGTTTGACAAAATTGAACAGCTTTTCAGGGAGGATCTTAAGAATAAGGGAACCCGGATTTATTGGGCCGGGCCATGCAGGATTGAAATTGAAGCTGACCGGCAAATGCTGGAACAGGTCATGATCAATCTGGTAAAAAATGCCCTGGAGGCTCTCCGCGATCAGGAAGACCCGGTAATTGAACTGGCATGTTACCACGATTCTGCTGACCACATATGTCTCTCGGTCCGCGACAATGGAGAAGGGATTTCCGGGGATAAACTGGAGCAGGTGTTTATTCCCTTTTTTACCACCAGGGAAGAGGGCTCCGGTATCGGGTTGAGCTTATGCAGACAGATTATCAGCTTACACGGGGGAAGCATCCGGATAGACTCTGAACCAGGTCAGGGAACCCGGGTGGAGATATGTTTGATTCAAAGATAA
- a CDS encoding ABC transporter permease, with product MIRSYFKHAFRNLLKQRGRTLINVFGLSFSIAIVIIIFLYVSGEVTYNNFHRQADRIYRVYSSMQSVEGETWYSSYQPAEFSGALQESVPGVESTCRLKSTPVFIGLEEEVFQEHVGFVDSTFFQIFSYDFLAGDGETPLHMIKSVVLTESVARKIFRDSLVHLDDLIGRTVNFPERPPFNIYTVTAIIADPPKNTSFRWSVLVPYVNARIYPRSNDWGGDTYTYVMLDETNNLSQLESASAALVEQIHGENINEAVKEGFLREGEYNFTFHYMPFRDFYLESDFMWEFYEIRGNKKALYILSSIAVLILLIACFNYVMISIGTAMNRIGDFGLMNVVGAQRWQVLFQFVVESFVLTLISLLLGIILAEQLLPLFNHLAEEDLLFSLYSRGGNFLFLLIILLFIVVSTSTYIGIYLLHRAQPLLLLRRDMLSVRRNGVARISVVLQFLIAIILLISGG from the coding sequence ATGATACGCAGCTATTTTAAACACGCCTTCCGGAACCTCCTGAAGCAACGGGGGCGAACCCTGATCAATGTTTTCGGACTCTCATTCAGCATAGCCATCGTGATTATCATCTTTCTTTATGTGAGCGGAGAAGTGACTTACAACAATTTTCACAGGCAGGCCGATCGAATCTACCGTGTCTACAGCTCTATGCAGTCGGTGGAAGGAGAAACCTGGTATTCTTCTTATCAGCCAGCTGAATTTTCCGGAGCCTTGCAGGAAAGTGTCCCGGGAGTGGAATCCACGTGCCGGCTGAAATCCACCCCGGTTTTTATTGGTCTGGAAGAAGAGGTCTTCCAGGAGCATGTGGGCTTTGTGGATTCCACCTTTTTTCAAATATTCAGCTATGATTTTCTGGCTGGCGACGGAGAAACGCCTCTTCATATGATTAAGAGTGTCGTGCTTACCGAAAGTGTGGCCCGTAAAATTTTCCGCGACAGCCTGGTTCACCTGGATGATCTCATTGGCCGGACCGTGAATTTTCCGGAACGTCCCCCCTTTAATATCTATACAGTTACTGCCATTATTGCGGATCCGCCAAAAAATACTTCCTTTCGGTGGAGTGTGCTGGTCCCCTATGTAAATGCCCGGATCTATCCCCGGAGCAATGACTGGGGAGGGGATACCTATACCTATGTGATGCTGGATGAAACCAACAACCTGAGTCAGCTGGAGTCTGCTTCCGCTGCCCTGGTGGAGCAGATTCACGGGGAAAACATCAACGAGGCTGTTAAGGAGGGCTTTTTGAGAGAGGGTGAATATAACTTCACTTTTCATTATATGCCTTTCCGGGACTTTTACCTGGAGTCAGATTTTATGTGGGAATTTTATGAGATCCGGGGGAATAAGAAAGCCCTGTATATTTTATCCAGTATCGCCGTTCTGATCCTCTTGATTGCCTGCTTCAATTATGTCATGATTTCCATTGGGACCGCCATGAACCGCATTGGTGATTTCGGTCTGATGAATGTGGTGGGCGCCCAACGATGGCAGGTACTCTTCCAGTTTGTGGTGGAATCATTTGTCCTGACCCTGATTTCTCTTCTCCTGGGTATTATACTGGCAGAACAGCTTTTGCCTCTGTTCAATCATCTTGCGGAGGAAGATCTGCTTTTCTCCCTTTATTCCAGGGGAGGGAATTTTTTATTCCTCCTGATCATACTTCTGTTTATTGTCGTCAGCACCAGCACTTATATCGGGATCTACCTGCTTCACAGGGCACAACCTTTGCTCCTGCTCCGAAGAGACATGCTGTCGGTTCGCCGCAATGGAGTGGCCCGGATTTCGGTGGTGCTGCAGTTTCTTATTGCGATTATCCTGCTGATATCCGGGGGGTGA
- a CDS encoding ABC transporter permease, with protein MILKQLHYLLNRDVGFSKENTAVIHVDFEMQKIQTLKERILESPHVRSVTMSDRNFDSGSSSQSVHNPSGESVSIRFLRVDEDYLQTLHLELIEGRDFFRNEGGDSIPKVIVNETLVRQMEIEDPVGERLILGSDGFAVDIIGVIRDFHFDSMHDEVRPLMLHTFDYNSIWFLFVKAREGQMAAALEHCEKVWREVVPEFSRDYTFMTEILEGQYKDESRWSRIIAHASGIAILLFCLGLMGISGLLVARRFKEVGIRKAHGASIWKIIVLLNGELLKWVLLAYVIACPVAWYIAQRWMQNFAYRTGISWWIFALAGLSALLISVLTITLQIYRVARQNPVNALRYE; from the coding sequence GTGATCCTGAAGCAGCTGCATTACCTGTTGAACCGTGATGTGGGGTTTTCCAAAGAGAATACAGCCGTGATCCACGTGGATTTTGAAATGCAGAAAATCCAGACTTTGAAGGAAAGAATCCTGGAATCACCGCATGTCCGGTCGGTGACCATGAGCGATCGGAATTTCGACAGCGGGAGCTCTTCCCAGAGCGTGCATAATCCGAGCGGAGAAAGCGTTAGCATTCGCTTTCTGAGAGTCGATGAGGATTATTTGCAAACCCTTCATCTGGAATTGATCGAGGGCAGGGATTTTTTTCGCAATGAAGGCGGGGACAGCATTCCCAAAGTGATCGTCAATGAGACCCTGGTCCGGCAGATGGAGATTGAAGACCCGGTTGGAGAACGGCTAATTCTGGGTTCCGATGGTTTTGCCGTCGATATCATCGGGGTAATTCGTGATTTTCACTTCGATTCCATGCATGATGAAGTGCGGCCCCTGATGCTGCACACCTTTGATTACAATTCCATCTGGTTTCTCTTTGTTAAGGCCCGGGAAGGCCAGATGGCAGCGGCACTGGAACATTGTGAAAAGGTATGGAGGGAGGTGGTGCCGGAGTTCTCCAGGGATTACACCTTTATGACTGAAATCCTGGAGGGACAGTACAAGGATGAAAGCCGGTGGAGCCGGATTATTGCTCATGCCTCGGGAATTGCCATTCTGCTTTTCTGTCTGGGTTTGATGGGTATCAGCGGACTGCTGGTGGCCCGCCGCTTTAAGGAGGTGGGAATCCGTAAGGCCCACGGGGCCAGTATTTGGAAAATCATCGTCCTGCTAAACGGGGAACTTTTAAAATGGGTCTTGCTGGCTTATGTGATTGCCTGCCCGGTGGCCTGGTACATTGCGCAGCGCTGGATGCAGAATTTTGCTTACCGCACAGGGATCTCCTGGTGGATTTTTGCACTTGCCGGACTGTCGGCCCTGCTGATTTCCGTGCTGACCATTACCCTTCAGATCTACCGGGTGGCCCGGCAGAATCCGGTCAATGCCCTGCGATATGAATAA
- a CDS encoding CusA/CzcA family heavy metal efflux RND transporter: protein MLNRIINLSIKNKLIILLLTLFMAGFGVYSIFQIPLGAVPDITNNQVQVITTSTNLSTQDVEQFITYPVELEMSNLPGVEEIRSISKFGLSVVTIVFEDKLGTYLPRQLIAEKIKAAAANIPEGFGTPEMGPITTGLGEIYQYILDTKPGYKDKYSIMELRTIQDWVVRRQLSGILGVVEVNTWGGFLKQYEVAVNPERIKGLGISLLQVFEAIDKNNSVAGGAYIEKQNQSFFIRGDGLVSSLEDLEEIVVSNQEGIPILIKDIATVRFGSANRFGAITANGGGEKVLGQIMMLKDANSNKVIDAVKERVAEVQETLPEGIFINPIVERSELIAKTSLTVFENLLFGCLIVFFIVVLLLGNLRSGLVIASIIPLSLLFTISMMYIFGIDANLMSLGALDFGIIIDGAVIIVEFIAIRLTLNRDKLEGTDPEEKQSLMDRITHDGASKMMNSAIFGQLIILIVFIPVLSLSGVEGKMFRPMALSFSFALLGAMFFGLTWLPVASALFLRPEKKKQFALTRFIMKLFYRSYEPVIRWSYDHKGVIFGLAIASLIFTGVIFSRMGGEFVPTLDEGDFVIQPVLKTGTSLSKTVELTTRMENILIDNFPEVDQIVCRIGAAEVPTDPMSMEEIDMIIKLNPKKTWVTAESKEELADRFKEALSIIPGIDYEFTQPIEMRFNELITGVRADLAIKIFGEDLDILAEKAQEVKALIDEVPGAVDIIIEKTAGLPQMSVKYRRNRVAYYGLSIEELNRYLNMAFGGATAGNVFEGERRFDLVVRLLPEFREDIEHIRNLPVQIPNGKQVPLSELAEIKYATGPAKISRDDTHRRVVVSVNVRNRDLESVVTDIEAILSRQLELPSGYSVDYGGQFENLRNASQRLKVAVPIALLLIFIFLHFAFSSFKEAALIFTAVPLSIVGGVFLLWIRGMPFSISAGIGFIALFGVAVLNGIVLIEHLKDLKKQGITNMRERVLKGTSERLRPVLLTAGAAALGFLPMAISNSAGAEVQRPLATVVIGGLVTSTLLTMLALPLLYAVVDDITGIRLWPPRFKRQKIVPLLLLLLIPAMAVSQSSDSTGVEAEGLSLDEVLEIAYQKNSELEAYRLMAEESGALIRTAYSIDKTSLYYSYDENNIASNDYPIGVFGGEQRFDFPSVYPARKRANTFAYNMAVNRLEVKQRELTREVSKAYYRLLYLKNSLRLYEKVDSIYSRFTRASETNYNQGAITYLELLNAQSKHQEIFLIQSQMQHDMDIAFEHLSTLMHVDSVFHISERPLELLLVEADSVWSDPGFHYFQNAALKQGADLKVEKNLMLPDLTLGYFNGTNRYEGARHYQGFELGVGVPLFFGEQRARVKALQFSMQATENLQSYYIRTYENRVSELRNGLAKYQEAISYYERIGKQLAKELIRSSQMSYSAGEIDFFRLAQSLDRAIELEMSYLDNLNSYNQLVLEINYLTLEN from the coding sequence ATGCTTAACCGAATCATCAACTTAAGCATTAAGAATAAACTGATCATACTTTTGCTGACGCTTTTTATGGCTGGCTTTGGTGTGTATTCCATTTTTCAGATACCTCTTGGTGCAGTTCCCGATATTACCAACAATCAGGTACAGGTCATCACCACCTCCACCAATCTTTCCACCCAGGATGTGGAACAATTCATCACATACCCGGTGGAGCTGGAAATGTCCAATCTTCCCGGAGTAGAAGAGATCAGGTCCATCTCTAAATTTGGCCTCTCGGTGGTTACCATCGTGTTTGAGGATAAGCTGGGGACCTACCTGCCCAGGCAACTCATTGCCGAGAAAATTAAAGCTGCCGCAGCCAATATCCCTGAGGGATTCGGAACCCCGGAGATGGGTCCCATCACTACCGGGCTGGGAGAGATTTACCAGTACATTTTGGATACCAAACCTGGTTACAAGGATAAATATTCCATCATGGAGCTTCGTACCATTCAGGATTGGGTGGTAAGAAGGCAACTTTCAGGAATTCTCGGAGTGGTGGAGGTGAATACCTGGGGTGGATTCCTGAAGCAGTATGAAGTGGCCGTGAATCCTGAAAGGATCAAAGGCCTGGGAATTTCTCTGCTTCAGGTTTTTGAGGCCATCGATAAAAATAACAGTGTAGCCGGTGGGGCATACATAGAAAAGCAGAACCAGAGTTTTTTTATCAGGGGTGATGGACTGGTTTCCTCCCTGGAGGATCTGGAAGAAATAGTGGTTTCCAACCAGGAAGGGATTCCAATTCTTATCAAGGATATTGCCACGGTGCGGTTTGGAAGTGCCAACCGCTTTGGTGCCATTACAGCCAATGGCGGGGGAGAGAAGGTGTTGGGTCAGATCATGATGCTCAAAGATGCCAATTCCAACAAGGTGATTGATGCTGTTAAGGAGCGGGTGGCGGAGGTTCAGGAGACACTTCCCGAGGGGATTTTTATCAATCCTATCGTGGAACGGAGTGAATTGATCGCTAAGACCTCCCTGACTGTCTTTGAAAACCTTTTGTTTGGCTGCCTGATTGTCTTTTTTATTGTGGTGCTGCTGCTGGGTAATTTACGTTCAGGTCTTGTCATAGCCTCTATCATTCCGCTTTCGCTCTTATTTACTATTTCGATGATGTATATTTTTGGAATCGATGCCAACCTGATGAGCCTGGGGGCGCTCGATTTTGGGATCATCATTGATGGAGCTGTCATCATTGTGGAATTTATTGCCATACGTCTGACTCTGAATCGCGATAAACTGGAGGGAACAGATCCGGAGGAGAAGCAATCCCTGATGGACCGGATTACCCACGATGGGGCCTCCAAGATGATGAATTCCGCCATTTTCGGGCAGCTGATTATTCTGATTGTCTTTATACCCGTGCTTTCGCTGAGCGGGGTGGAGGGGAAGATGTTTCGTCCTATGGCACTCTCCTTCAGTTTTGCATTGCTGGGGGCCATGTTCTTTGGCCTGACTTGGTTGCCGGTGGCCTCGGCGCTTTTTCTGCGTCCTGAAAAGAAGAAACAATTTGCCCTCACCCGTTTTATCATGAAACTTTTTTATCGTTCCTACGAGCCGGTTATTCGCTGGTCCTACGATCATAAGGGGGTCATTTTCGGACTCGCCATTGCGTCCCTGATCTTTACCGGAGTCATATTTTCCAGAATGGGTGGCGAATTTGTACCCACCCTGGATGAAGGCGATTTTGTGATACAGCCGGTGCTAAAAACCGGCACCTCTCTGTCAAAAACGGTAGAACTGACTACCCGGATGGAAAATATACTGATCGACAATTTTCCTGAAGTCGATCAGATTGTCTGCCGGATCGGGGCGGCAGAAGTGCCCACGGATCCCATGTCCATGGAGGAAATAGATATGATCATCAAGCTAAATCCGAAAAAAACCTGGGTTACAGCTGAGAGCAAGGAGGAACTGGCCGACCGTTTTAAGGAAGCGCTAAGCATCATACCGGGTATCGATTATGAGTTTACCCAGCCCATAGAAATGCGTTTTAATGAATTGATCACCGGTGTGCGTGCCGATCTGGCTATTAAGATTTTCGGAGAGGACCTGGATATCCTGGCGGAAAAGGCCCAGGAGGTTAAGGCTTTGATCGATGAGGTACCCGGGGCGGTAGATATTATTATTGAAAAGACTGCCGGGCTGCCTCAGATGAGTGTGAAATACAGACGCAACAGAGTGGCATATTATGGTCTTTCTATAGAAGAACTGAATCGTTATCTCAACATGGCCTTTGGAGGTGCCACCGCAGGAAACGTGTTTGAAGGGGAGAGGCGCTTTGACCTGGTGGTCCGGCTATTGCCCGAATTTCGTGAGGACATTGAGCATATCAGGAACCTTCCGGTTCAGATCCCCAATGGAAAGCAGGTCCCCCTTAGTGAGCTTGCGGAGATTAAGTATGCTACCGGGCCCGCCAAAATTTCCAGGGACGATACCCATCGCCGGGTGGTTGTGAGCGTCAATGTGCGCAACCGGGATCTGGAATCGGTGGTTACAGATATCGAAGCCATACTGTCCCGGCAGCTGGAATTACCGTCCGGGTATTCGGTGGATTATGGAGGGCAATTCGAAAATCTTAGAAACGCAAGTCAAAGACTAAAAGTGGCGGTGCCGATCGCCCTGCTTCTAATCTTTATTTTTCTTCATTTTGCCTTCAGTTCCTTTAAGGAGGCAGCCTTGATTTTTACGGCGGTCCCCCTTTCCATTGTGGGAGGTGTTTTTCTGCTCTGGATCAGGGGCATGCCTTTCAGTATTTCGGCGGGTATAGGATTCATCGCCCTGTTTGGTGTTGCCGTGTTGAATGGAATTGTATTGATTGAGCATCTGAAAGATCTGAAAAAGCAAGGGATTACCAATATGCGCGAGAGGGTTCTGAAAGGAACCAGTGAGCGGCTACGGCCGGTTTTGTTAACGGCCGGTGCAGCTGCATTGGGATTTCTGCCCATGGCTATCTCAAATTCAGCCGGGGCAGAGGTTCAGCGTCCGCTGGCCACCGTGGTTATTGGCGGACTGGTCACCTCCACGCTGCTTACCATGCTGGCACTGCCTCTGCTGTATGCGGTGGTTGATGATATCACAGGAATTCGATTATGGCCTCCGCGTTTTAAGAGACAGAAGATAGTACCGCTTTTGCTTCTCCTGCTGATCCCTGCAATGGCTGTCTCACAGTCTTCTGATTCCACGGGAGTTGAAGCGGAGGGGCTCTCTCTGGATGAAGTTCTTGAGATCGCATACCAGAAAAACAGTGAACTAGAAGCTTATCGATTGATGGCGGAAGAGAGTGGTGCACTTATTCGCACTGCCTATTCCATAGATAAGACCTCCCTCTATTACAGCTATGACGAGAATAATATTGCATCCAATGACTATCCCATTGGGGTCTTTGGAGGGGAGCAACGTTTTGATTTTCCCTCGGTCTATCCTGCCCGGAAAAGGGCCAACACCTTTGCATATAACATGGCTGTAAATCGCCTGGAGGTAAAACAGAGAGAGCTTACACGGGAAGTATCGAAAGCTTATTATCGTTTATTGTACCTGAAAAACAGCCTGAGGCTTTATGAGAAAGTCGATAGCATCTACAGCCGGTTTACACGGGCATCGGAGACCAATTACAATCAGGGGGCTATCACTTACCTGGAGTTGCTCAATGCCCAATCGAAACATCAGGAGATATTTCTGATCCAGAGCCAGATGCAGCATGATATGGATATAGCCTTTGAACATCTTTCGACTTTGATGCATGTCGACTCTGTATTCCATATCTCAGAAAGGCCTTTGGAATTATTACTGGTTGAGGCAGATAGTGTCTGGTCGGATCCCGGATTCCACTATTTTCAGAATGCTGCATTAAAACAGGGTGCAGACTTAAAGGTCGAGAAAAATCTCATGCTGCCTGATCTGACACTGGGATATTTTAATGGCACCAACAGATATGAAGGAGCCCGTCATTACCAGGGTTTTGAACTGGGTGTAGGGGTGCCGCTCTTCTTTGGCGAGCAGCGGGCCAGGGTTAAAGCCTTACAGTTCTCCATGCAGGCCACAGAGAATCTTCAGAGCTACTATATCCGGACTTATGAGAACAGAGTGTCTGAATTGAGGAATGGTTTAGCGAAATATCAGGAAGCCATAAGCTATTATGAGCGCATCGGAAAGCAACTGGCTAAGGAACTGATACGGTCATCACAGATGAGCTATTCAGCTGGTGAGATTGATTTTTTTCGCCTGGCTCAAAGCCTGGACCGGGCCATAGAGCTGGAAATGAGCTATCTGGATAATCTGAACTCTTACAATCAACTGGTGCTGGAAATTAACTATTTAACACTTGAGAATTAA